One genomic segment of Brassica napus cultivar Da-Ae chromosome A3, Da-Ae, whole genome shotgun sequence includes these proteins:
- the LOC106441149 gene encoding uncharacterized protein LOC106441149, whose protein sequence is MGSDQNPSRSDTSEIKSLIYRQIGTQRADSYFHQLGRFFAARITKPEFDKLCLKTIGRQHLSLHNRLIRSLIKNATVAKSPPSRYVKKGGSFGRLSNGKQSIRRKFRDRPSPLGPLGKPQSVTTTTTSATELMSLGSRPPLEVEEGEEVEQVAGRSQSVTAPLGVGMSLRRKAVSCSGFNTCQSSGELPDTRTLRSRLEMEGVKVSMDSVSLLNSGLDVFIRRLIEPCLSLASARCGGNGQQRRRVSSCVSMSDFRAGMELNPQVLGEEWPILLEKICSRALDE, encoded by the coding sequence ATGGGATCCGATCAAAACCCTTCCCGGTCCGATACATCGGAGATCAAATCCCTAATCTACCGGCAAATCGGAACCCAAAGAGCCGACAGTTACTTCCACCAGCTCGGGCGTTTCTTCGCCGCGAGGATCACCAAGCCCGAGTTCGACAAGCTCTGTCTCAAAACCATCGGCAGGCAACACCTCTCTCTCCACAACCGTCTCATACGCTCCCTAATCAAGAACGCTACCGTCGCCAAGTCGCCTCCTTCGAGGTACGTGAAGAAAGGTGGGAGCTTTGGTAGGTTGAGCAATGGGAAACAGAGCATCCGTAGGAAGTTTAGAGACAGGCCGAGTCCTCTTGGTCCGCTTGGGAAGCCTCAGAGTGTTACTACTACCACCACGAGTGCTACTGAGTTGATGTCTCTAGGGAGCAGACCTCCTTTGGAAGTTGAGGAAGGGGAAGAGGTCGAGCAGGTTGCTGGGAGGAGTCAGAGTGTGACTGCTCCTCTCGGCGTTGGTATGAGTCTCAGGAGGAAGGCTGTGTCGTGTAGTGGTTTTAACACTTGTCAGAGCAGCGGTGAGTTGCCGGATACGAGGACGCTGAGGAGCAGGTTGGAGATGGAAGGGGTTAAGGTGTCTATGGACTCTGTTAGTCTTCTTAATAGTGGGCTTGATGTGTTTATCAGGAGGTTGATTGAGCCTTGTTTGAGTTTGGCTAGTGCCCGATGCGGTGGGAATGGACAGCAAAGGAGACGGGTTTCTTCGTGTGTGTCTATGTCTGATTTTCGTGCTGGTATGGAGTTGAATCCACAGGTTCTTGGAGAAGAATGGCCTATACTGCTGGAGAAGATATGTTCGCGTGCTTTAGACGAGTAA
- the LOC111214336 gene encoding PXMP2/4 family protein 4, giving the protein MTGALFRNAASDAARILRSHRTSTANPLGKLDLLPRGGDVRRFQPRPYFRTPQLLGRSKEGRVPPRSLISCFCSSSSSSTASTASFVKTGFMGWYMSMLKTRPVLTKSVTSSLIYIAADLSSQSIPQASSESYDFVRTARMAGYGLLILGPTLHYWFNLMSRLFPKRDLITTFKKMAMGQTVYGPTMNVIFFSLNAALQGENGSEIIARLKRDLLPTMMNGVMYWPMCDFITFKFFPVHLQPLVSNSFSYLWTIYITYMAGREKPTAIAS; this is encoded by the exons ATGACCGGCGCATTGTTCAGAAACGCTGCCTCCGACGCCGCTCGGATCTTACGTTCACACCGAACGTCCACGGCGAATCCTCTCGGAAAGCTCGATCTTTTACCACGAGGAGGAGACGTCCGGCGATTTCAACCGAGGCCTTATTTTCGTACGCCGCAGCTTCTCGGGAGATCAAAGGAAGGCAGAGTCCCTCCTCGTTCGTTGATCTCCTGTTTctgctcttcctcttcttcctcgacaGCCTCTACGGCGTCGTTTGTGAAGACAGGGTTCATGGGATGGTATATGAGCATGTTGAAAACACGGCCGGTTCTGACTAAGTCCGTCACGTCTTCTCTTATCTACATAGCCGCTGATTTGTCTTCACAG TCAATTCCTCAAGCTTCTTCTGAGTCTTATGACTTTGTAAGAACAGCAAGGATGGCAGGGTATGGGTTACTGATCTTAGGTCCTACGCTTCACTATTGGTTCAATCTTATGTCAAGACTCTTCCCGAAGCGAGATCTGATCACCACGTTTAAGAAAATGGCCATGGGACAGACGGTTTATGGTCCTACAATGAATGTTATTTTCTTCTCATTGAATGCAGCCCTACAAG GTGAAAACGGATCAGAGATAATTGCTAGGTTGAAAAGAGATTTACTTCCCACGATGATGAACGGTGTCATGTATTGGCCTATGTGTGATTTTATTACATTCAAGTTCTTTCCAGTTCATTTACAG CCACTTGTGAGCAACTCGTTTTCGTATCTGTGGACAATCTACATAACTTACATGGCAGGACGTGAGAAACCAACTGCCATTGCTAGTTGA